In one Dermacentor variabilis isolate Ectoservices chromosome 4, ASM5094787v1, whole genome shotgun sequence genomic region, the following are encoded:
- the LOC142579739 gene encoding uncharacterized protein LOC142579739 → MSFHCHLCPQSFSRTSALKDHLCTHTGERPFQCPSCPQSFSRKSALNRHLHTHTGERPFQCPSCLQSFSQKIHLNQHLRTHTGERPFQCPLCPTSFSRKYALNSHLCTHTGEKPFQCPSCPQSFSQKRTLNHHLRTHTGEKPFQCPSCLRSFSQKIHLNQHLRTHTGERPFQCPLCPISFSRKDALNSHLRTHTGEKPFQCPSCPQSFSHKCTLNQHIRTHTGEKPFQCPSCPQRFSDKNVLIRHLRTHTGEKPFKCPLCPQRFSQKNHLNRHLRTHTGEKPFQCPSCPQRFLQRSSLKQHLRTHTGEKPFQCPSCPQRFSYKHVLNRHLHTHAGEAISVHFMPPKLLAKGDMEGSPGLPLMGEAV, encoded by the coding sequence ATGTCATTTCATTGCCATttatgccctcagagcttctcacgaacGAGTGCTCTCAAGGACCACCtgtgcacccacacaggtgagaggccatttcagtgcccttcgtgTCCTCAAAGCTTCTCACGAAAGAGTGCTCTGAACCGGCACCTGCACACCCACACGGGCGagaggccatttcagtgcccttcgtgCCTTCAAAGCTTCTCACAAAAGATTCATCTGAACCAGCACCTGCGCACGCACACAGGCGagaggccatttcagtgccctttgtGTCCTACAAGCTTCTCACGAAAGTATGCTCTGAACTCGCATCTAtgcacccacacaggcgaaaagccatttcagtgcccctcatgccctcagagcttctcacaaaagagAACTCTGAACcaccacctgcgcacccacacaggcgagaagccatttcaatgcccttcatgccttcggagcttctcacaaaagATTCATCTGAACcagcacctgcgcacccacacaggcgagaggccatttcagtgccctttgtGTCCTATAAGCTTCTCACGAAAGGATGCTCTGAACTCGCATCTGCGCacgcacacaggcgagaagccatttcaatgcccttcgtgccctcagagcttctcacataAGTGTACTCTAAACCAACACatacgcacccacacaggcgagaagccatttcagtgcccttcatgccctcagagATTCTCGGATAAGAATGTTCTGATCCGACACCTACGCACCCACACAGGAGAGAAGCCATTTAAGTGCCCTTTATGCCCTCAGAGATTTTCACAGAAGAATCATCTGAACcggcacctgcgcacccacacaggcgagaagccatttcaatgcccttcgtGCCCTCAGAGATTCTTACAAAGGAGTAGTCTGAAACAACACctacgcacccacacaggcgagaagccatttcagtgcccttcatgccctcagagATTCTCGTATAAGCATGTTCTGAACCGACACCTGCACACCCATGCaggagaagccatttcagtgcacTTTATGCCCCCAAAGCTTCTCGCAAAAGGCGATATGGAAGGTTCACCTGGACTTCCACTAATGGGAGAGGCTGTTTAA